A stretch of the Chelonia mydas isolate rCheMyd1 chromosome 5, rCheMyd1.pri.v2, whole genome shotgun sequence genome encodes the following:
- the GPR150 gene encoding probable G-protein coupled receptor 150 — MEDPFSLDRFSPELNLSSALQPGWSLNLSSSPGDRRWPSLGRQVRVISAAAILLLGLLGNCLVLHRLCCCGCCGRGRRRRKMDFLIAHLALADLYGCGLALFSHLAAELLGAAWPAGDAACRLLKLLQGSGLLASSNVLVLIALERHHVVRRPADPPLPARALAALGWLLALLLALPQAFVFRLASRPGGSRCLSIFEQLPRWHGQAYGVYGAVTGFLAPVSLLCWAYGRILLALWAAQEEKPPAARGEGGSGRRRLGLPAARPLLLRLPAASCPMPRARVKTLQLTLVLIALFALCRLPRFVLELSMAFGPGGEAPAAAGLREARAALGIVAVTNSALNPYAYLLFQSHRPWARRLQRSLCSAGPGPTCCCPGPEREPRRRPNHRAQHRHRPKDGPPPRAQRAAFCTPPPPPGSDSRELEDTSACESGF, encoded by the coding sequence ATGGAAGATCCTTTCAGCCTAGACAGATTTTCCCCGGAACTCAACCTCTCGAgtgccctgcagccaggctggagcctgaatctttcctcctcccccggGGACCGGCGCTGGCCTTCCCTTGGCCGGCAGGTGCGGGTGATCTCCGCGGCCGCCatcctgctgctggggctgctgggcaaCTGCCTGGTGCTGCATCgcctctgctgctgtggctgctgcgGCCGGGGCCGGCGGCGGCGGAAGATGGATTTCCTCATCGCCCACCTGGCGCTGGCCGATCTCTACGGCTGCGGGCTGGCCCTGTTCTCGCATCTGGCGGCAGAGCTGCTGGGGGCCGCCTGGCCGGCGGGGGACGCCGCCTGCCGCCTGCTTAAGCTACTGCAGGGCTCTGGCCTCCTGGCCTCGTCCAACGTGCTGGTGCTCATCGCCTTGGAGCGGCACCACGTGGTGAGGCGGCCGGCGGACCCGCCGCTGCCCGCCCGGGCCCTGGCCgcgctgggctggctgctggccctgctgctcGCCTTGCCCCAGGCCTTCGTGTTCAGGCTCGCCTCCCGCCCCGGGGGCAGCCGCTGCCTCAGCATCTTCGAGCAGCTCCCGCGCTGGCACGGCCAGGCTTACGGCGTGTACGGGGCCGTCACCGGCTTCTTGGCGCCCGTCAGCCTGCTGTGCTGGGCCTACGGCCGCATCCTCCTCGCCCTCTGGGCCGCCCAGGAGGAGAAGCCGCCGGCGGCGCGGGGGGAAGGCGGCAGCGGCCGCCGCCGCCTGGGGCTGCCGGCCGCGCGGCCCCTGCTGCTCAGGCTGCCGGCCGCCAGCTGCCCCATGCCCCGGGCTCGGGTGAAGACGCTGCAGCTGACGCTGGTGCTGATCGCCCTGTTCGCGCTCTGCCGCCTGCCCCGCTTCGTGCTGGAGCTCAGCATGGCCTTCGGGCCCGGCGGGGAGGCCCCGGCCGCGGCCGGGCTGCGGGAGGCGCGGGCCGCGCTCGGCATCGTGGCGGTGACCAACAGCGCGCTGAACCCCTACGCCTATCTGCTCTTCCAGAGCCACCGGCCCTGGGCGCGCCGTCTGCAGAGGAGCCTCTGCAGTGCGGGGCCCGGCCCGACCTGCTGCTGCCCCGGCCCAGAGCGGGAGCCTCGCCGCCGGCCGAACCACCGCGCCCAGCACCGACACCGCCCGAAGGACGGGccgccccccagagcccagcgcgCCGCCTTCTGCACCCCTCCGCCGCCACCCGGCTCAGACTCCCGGGAGCTTGAGGACACCTCCGCCTGCGAGAGCGGCTTCTAA